From one Pieris brassicae chromosome 5, ilPieBrab1.1, whole genome shotgun sequence genomic stretch:
- the LOC123709642 gene encoding 14-3-3 protein epsilon: MSEREDNVYKAKLAEQAERYDEMVDAMKNVASRNVSDNELTVEERNLLSVAYKNVIGARRASWRIISSIEQKEETKGAEDKLNMIRAYRSQVEKELRDICADILSVLDKHLIPSSQTGESKVFYYKMKGDYHRYLAEFATGNDRKEAAENSLVAYKAASDIAMTELPPTHPIRLGLALNFSVFYYEILNSPDRACRLAKAAFDDAIAELDTLSEESYKDSTLIMQLLRDNLTLWTSDMQGDGESGEAEQKEPAQDVEDQDVS, translated from the exons ATGTCCGAAAGGGAAGATAATGTGTACAAAGCTAAATTGGCCGAACAGGCCGAGCGCTACGATG AAATGGTTGATGCTATGAAGAATGTGGCTTCCCGCAATGTATCAGACAATGAACTCACAGTTGAAGAGAGGAATCTCCTCTCTGTTGCATACAAGAATGTCATAGGTGCCCGCCGAGCATCCTGGAGAATAATTTCTTCCATTGAACAGAAGGAAGAAACTAAA GGCGCAGAGGACAAGCTAAACATGATCCGCGCCTACCGCAGTCAGGTGGAGAAAGAGCTGCGTGACATCTGTGCCGACATCCTCAGCGTCCTCGACAAGCACCTAATACCCAGCTCGCAGACCGGCGAGTCGAAGGTCTTCTATTACAAAATGAAG GGCGACTACCACCGGTACCTGGCCGAGTTCGCAACGGGCAATGACCGCAAGGAGGCGGCGGAGAACTCACTGGTGGCATACAAGGCGGCCTCCGACATTGCCATGACCGAGCTGCCACCCACACACCCCATTCGTCTCGGTCTAGCGCTCAACTTCTCG GTGTTCTACTACGAGATCCTAAACAGCCCGGACCGCGCGTGTCGGTTGGCCAAGGCCGCCTTCGACGACGCCATCGCCGAGTTAGACACTCTGTCGGAGGAGAGCTACAAGGACTCGACGCTCATCATGCAGTTGCTGCGGGACAACCTCACCCTTTGGACCTCCGACATGCAGGGCGACGGCGAGTCCG GTGAAGCGGAACAGAAAGAGCCCGCGCAGGACGTGGAGGACCAAGACGTGTCGTAA